TGTTCACCACGTTACGTGGGTTCTCAGGACCCCCATAGCTCAGGGTGACCTGGGAGGGCGATCAGGAGAGTGAGGGTCAGTTCTTCCTCTTGGGCACTCCACCAGCTAGAGGAAACGTCACTCACCCCTCAGGCTTAGGGAAGCAGGACAGTGGCCCTTCATAAAGAAGCCCCTTTGAGACTTGCCATGAGCTTCTGCTCCTGAGGGTCCTTCATCCATCAGGCAAAGTCTTGGCTCAGGGTCCACTCCCCAGGGACAAGGCTATCCTGAGCCCTCTCCTAAATCCTGCACAACCGGGTGACCCCCAGGGAGACAGTCTGGGTCCTTGTAGGAGTGGGGTGAGGCCCAGGCTGGGGGTCTTCTACCTGCTGCAGAACAGCATCAGCCGGCAGTCTCTGCAGGTTTTCCAGGTGGGAGTGGAACAGGGGGCTGTGGAGCAGACGGGCACCCAGCAGCCCCTCCACGATGTAGCCCACTGTGCAGTCATCAGGGAGTCGGACCCGCTCGGCTGTGCTCATGAAGCTGCCTAGGCTGCAGGGTGGGCTAGTCAGCACCGCTGTAGCCCTTACACCCCCAGGCCAGGCCGTGGGGCTCCCAGTCTCCCACGTACCTGGCCCATGGACTCATTTTGAGGGCAAGGCCCCTGCTCAGGCAGAACCCAGCCCCACCAGTCGCAAACCAGAACTTCACTGTGTTTGACTGGAAAAAGGAAAAGCTTGGTCAAGCCTGCCCAGGATAGGGCTCCCCACCATCAACCCTCCAACCGCACCCCGTCACCCTGGGCCACCATCTAGCAGAGTCTGCAGAAGGCACACAGTGTTCCTAACAAGTCCCCTCGGCCCCTAGGCCATTCTCTGTCACTGTGCCTGACTTGCTAGTGCCCGTCTCAGCCCAATCTCACTCTCGCAGCATTCACTGGGTCAGCTCCAGGGGGGTCAGccccaggggaggaggaggggggggggtcaGCCCCAGGGGGGGTCAGCCCCAGGGGGGTCAGCCCCAGGGAGGGTCAGCCCCAGGGGGGTCAGCCCCAGGGAGGGTCAGCCCCAGGGGGGGTCAGCCCCAGGGAGGGTCAGCCCCAGGGAGGgtcagcggggggggggggggggggggggggggttggcccAGCACTCACGGTGCCACCACCCTGGACTCTCTCAGTGGCCTCGATGGGGTGGTCCAGGCTAGGCCGCCCCAGGTAGACGTCCTGGTTGGAAGAGAAGGTGGAGAGCAGGTGCAGCAGGCTTTCAGGGTTCACGTAGTTGTCATCATCCACGTGGCAGAACCATCTGACGGTGGAGGGAGAGGCCTATGCACTGAGGTTCCCCTTTGGGCGGGAGCCTCACCGCCCTCAGCCCTGGGTTCTCTGAGGGGTGAGGTCACTTACTTTCGTCCAGATTCTATGAACTTATCATATTCCACTGACATTTTACAGCACAGTGCTTGCCGGGTGCGCACAGCAGAGCAGTTGGTGTTGATCATGCGGCCGCCTGCACAGTGGAAATGGGAAATGTGGGGTTGACTCCCAGCTCGCCTCCTTAGGTTAGGCTGGTAATGCCTGTCGGGGCCCAGATTCAACTGCAGCCCTACCACAGCCCTCCTTTTGAAACAGATGACAGTGACTTAGTACAGCGCAGGTGGGAACCGTGCAGGACTCGGCAGGTGATGCTGCTGGGGCTCCCCCAAGGAATGTGGGTGACACTGGCCAGTGGCAGCCTGCCAGGAACTGGGCGGGTGGGGATCTAATGACTGGAAGGATGGGCACTGAAAGGTGGATTGGCCATGGATGGGTGTCCTGGTTCTGTCCTCCACTAGGTGGGTGACTCTAATCTAGTCAAGTGCCTGACACAAGGACAGAATGGCCTGGGTAGCTACAACTCAGTCCCGGGGAGCGTCTCACCTGCCAGCAGCTGGAGCTCAGGGTCGTTTCCATCGGTGAAAATGAACGTCTGTGGGAGAAAACATCATGAGGATCCAGTGAGTAGGTCTGGGAGCAGGGGCGGGTCCCCGGGCCCAGGGGTGCGGGGGCGAGCCCGGGACTCAGGAACCTGAgagtggggggggcggggcgcaCACCTGCCGTGGGGCTCGGGAGATCCAGGTGCGCAGCAGCAGTCGCAGGCGCGGGCCGTGGTTCTTCCGAGTGGTCTTGACTGCGATGAAGACGTCGTCGGGCTGCAGACGGGAGACCTCGAGAGTCAGACCAGGGGTCGGGATGCGACCGGGGTCGGGTGCGGGAGCGCGAGggagcggcagcggcagcggcagtaGCAGCAACACAGCCAGGACCGCGGCCAGCGCGAGGCAGGCCCGGCACAGCACACCCCGCGCACGGCTCATACGACCGCCCCGGCTCGGGCGCTGGGCGCCCGCCTGAGAGTGCGGCGGCCCCTTTAAGAGTGACTAGCGCCCCGCCCCGAGCCTTGACCCGGAACTGACGGCCGCGCCGCCCCGGAAGTGAACGTCGCTCTGCGGCGCCGTGGGTGGAAGATGCCGCTGCCGGTTCAGGTGTTTAACTTGCAGGTAGGGGTTGGCGGCTGCGCTCGCCGCGCGGCGGTTCGGTCCTGGTCGGGCCTGGTGGGCGGGGCTGGcagcgggcggggcggggcccgCGGCTCAGGCCTAGGCGCGCGAGCATCGCCAGCCTCGCGGCCGCGCTGGGCTGcagcccccgccccgcccccgcctcgCGCGCCAACGCTTTTTGGTGCCGGTGtcggccgggcgggcgggcgaggcGCGTCCAGCCAGGATGCGGGGCAGCCCGGCGCCCAGCTCTGCCTCGTCGTCGGCCTCCGACTTGAGCCGCAGCCCTGCGCACAGCAGGTCAGACCTGCGGCCCGGCACGTCGGGCGACTACAGTCTGAGCGCCAGCCTGTCGGCCTGCACGCTGCTTTCCGAGGTACCGCTGCGCGCCCTGCGGGAAGCGGCTCTCCGGGGTTGCCCGAGGCCCTGGCCGCTCGAGTCCTCGACCAGCCTCTTCCGCACCGTTGCCTGCCTGCTTTGGCTCTCCTGACTTGTGCAGATAGGGCGTCAATCTGTTTTATTCTCTGTGACCTGGAGGGAGCTACATTAGTATGGCGGCTGAGAACGCTTGAGGGCTCCTGAAGTCAGAATTGTGCCCAACACCCGAGTGGGAGAGCTGAGGCGGACACTTGGCGACCAGTACCTGTGGGAGCCCAGTGCAGCTGTGCCTTGGGAAATCTTGGGCAGAACTGACCGCGGAGGTCAGAAGCATCCCCTGTGCTCCCTGGTGCATGTGTCAAGGTGCTCTTTCTCTATTGCAGGGGGCTGTGGAACCCATGCAGATTGATGTAGATCCACAGGAAGATCCCCAGAACGCACCCGATGTGAATTACGTGGTGGAGAACCCCACCCTGGTACAGATCCTCGTGTGGGGAGGACTACTGGCAACTTGGGTCTGTTAAGGGGTCCAAGTCAGGCTCCTCACTAGAGTATAGCTTTGAAAGATTGGTGATTCTTAGCAACCACTTTAGTTACAGCTTTCTGAGCCTCGAAACTGGGTTTTCATTTGCCCACCTATGTTGGGTTCTCAGGCACTTCTGAGGCTCTGCACCCTCTTAGTGGGAACAGTTCCGTTAAGGCACAGTGTGAAGCAACGGCCTATTTGCAGCCAACACACTTTTCTCTGTTCTCACCCCAGCATCCGTCACTTGTCAGGGTATGCCCACGTTCCCACTTTCCAGTGCGGAGCGTGAATCTGAAGGTCCTTAATCCACCCCAGTGGTCTCTTCCCAGAATCTGGGACAGTAGTCAATTCTGTAGGCCCAAGACCCGAGGGAATATTTAGTATTCTGGCTGAGGCTGTCTGGTCCTTGCTCACCTCACCTGACCTCTCCCTCCCCACGCACCCCAGGATCTGGAGCAGTATGCAGCCAGCTACAGCGGCCTGATGCGCATCGAGCGGCTGCAGTTTATCGCTGACCGTTGCCCTCCGCTTCGGGTAGAGGCCTTGAAAATGGCCCTGTCCTTCGTTCAGAGGACCTTTAATGTGGATATGTATGAAGAGATCCACCGGAAGCTCTCTGAGGCTACCAGGTAAGGCCTTGGAGGGGGCAAGTGACCACGTCTGGGCTGGCAGAGGCTTTCTGTGCTCCTGTCATGCCCAGCATCCCGCCTGTGATGTTGCTGTTGCAGTATCTCTGTACATGGGAAGCGTGAACGTTAACTCCCTGTGGCAGGGAAGCAAAGCCacttccctctcctggcctcctctgcCCCTGTGCAGACAACTGGGACTCCTAATTCTTGAGAACCTGGTGTAGCTGTTgtcctttgcccccccccccaaaaaaaaaacaacaacttgggTCAAACCCCCTCATTCTCCATTAAACTTCCCTCTCTGGCTGCAGGCTCCTAGGTCAGGAATTTGTGTCTCTGGTACAGATTGGGCCCTTTGAGTGGGGCAAGGAGATAGGCAAAGGCCTCTTGACCAGCTATGGCTTGTgatgtcccctccccttcctccctggtCCTTGTGGTTGTCCCTATCCTGACGGCTAGGTTATCCTTCAGGGAGCTACAGAATGCACCTGATGCCATACCTGAGAGTGGAGTGGAGCCCCCACCCCTGGACACAGCCTGGGTGGAGGCCACGCGGAAGAAGGCCCTATTGAAACTGGAGAAGCTGGACACGGACTTGAAGAATTATAAGGGCAATTCTATCAAAGAAAGCATCAGGTGCTGGCCTGCTCTGGGCAGGGGAGGTGGGCAACTGGGCCTGGCTGGTTCCTCGACCAGTATCCACTCACTGCCAGGCTTACAGGCGCGGCCACGATGACCTGGGTGATCACTACCTGGACTGTGGGGACCTCAGCAATGCCCTCAAATGTTACTCACGAGCCCGAGACTACTGCACCAGTGCTAAGCATGTCATCAACATGTGCCTCAACGTCATCAAGGTGGCCTGGGTGATAGGTGGGGAGGCATGGAGGGCCCAGAAGAGGCAACCCAGACTTAGTCTGGCCTTGTCTGCTCATCTACCAGGTCAGTGTCTACTTGCAAAATTGGTCTCATGTGTTAAGCTATGTCAGCAAGGCTGAGTCTACTCCAGAGATTGCTGAGGTAAGGTCCACCTCCACGGATACCCTGCTCTACAAGTCTGGCCCTCTGGTAGGCCCCCGTACCCATTCCTAGCCTCAATTTCCCTTTGAGTTTGCTCTTGTCCCTTCTCAGGGTAGGTTGGGGACAAGGAGTAGAGCTCCTTGAATGAGGAGGGCAGGATAGCgggcttctcatgtctgctgCCTTCCCCTGTAGCAGCGTGGAGAGCGGGACAGCCAGACTCAAGCCATCCTCACCAAGCTCAAGTGTGCCGCAGGTGAGGCTTCCAGCCACTCGAGCCCTTGAACCCTTGAGACAGGGCCCACCTTGAAGAAGGAGCTGGAGATAGAGTACTGGCCGGCTTCAGGACAtcagtctgtgtgtctgtctgtgtggcacTTGCTTCGAGTTCAAGTAGAGAAGCTGGTGGGGCCTGGGGAAGTATGTCGGTTTTCTGAGCCTGGCTATATGGTGTGGGCATCTGAGGATTCCCTGCAGACCTAACCTACAGGAATGTCTTGAGTTGGATGCTGTTACAAACAGCTAGGATTTCTGTCTCTAAACCGAGGAATACTGGGGGCAAGAGGCATGGTCTCCTAGGGCTCTAGCAGCCTCCTCTAAATGGCCTGGCTTCATCTGTCTCCTCCTCGGTCCCCTTTTAGGTTTGGCTGAGCTGGCTGCACGAAAGTATAAGCAAGCTGCTAAGTGCTtcctcctggcttcctttgaCCACTGCGACTTCCCAGAGGTGAGGAGGGCATGGCATGCAGGACTCTTCAGTTTGTCCAAGTCCATAAGAGGAAGTGACAGCTAATGGATTGAGCTGTTAATCTCTCCTGAATGAGGTCTAAGCATTGCCTGGGCAGTGGGAAGGGCAGGCCAGGCCCCAGCTCTGGGCTTCCTCCTTGGTCTGTGCACCAGTGACCCTGGACCCacctccccttctgtctcttagCTGCTGTCCCCCAGCAATGTGGCTGTCTATGGTGGCCTGTGTGCCTTAGCCACTTTTGACCGGCAGGAGCTGCAACGCAATGTCATCTCCAGCAGGTAAGTTAGGTGGTGGGCTCCTACCTTCTGTTCCTGCCCAGGTCAGGCCCTTCTGTCCCTTCTTAGCTGAGCACTCTGGTATCCTCAGCTCCTTCAAGTtgttcctggagctggagcctcAGGTCAGAGACATCATCTTCAAATTTTATGAGTCCAAGTATGCCTCATGCTTGAAGATGTTGGATGAGATGAAGGTAAGGAACAACAGTATGGTCACATTGAGACCGGGCTAGACTGTGCCTCGGGTCACCGACCAGTTCTCCTCTGCAGGACAACCTGCTCTTGGACATGTACCTGGCCCCCCATGTCAGGACACTCTATACCCAGATTCGCAACCGGGCTCTCATTCAAGTAAGTGGAGAGGGGGTGGCACAGGCTCTGTGGGGTATGGATGCTCTGAGGAGCAGGGGACAGCGTGTGGCTTCTGTCCTGTAGTACTTCAGCCCCTATGTGTCAGCTGATATGCACAAGATGGCCGCAGCCTTCAACACAACAGTCGCAGCTCTGGAGGACGAGCTAACTCAGCTCATCCTGGAGGGGCTCATTAACGCCCGCATCGACTCACACAGCAAGGTGGGTAGGCGGGGCTGGGGCTGCTGCAAGTGTGTGGTGTGGAGACCTGCTGGGCCACGCTGAACCTCCTCTCCTGCCTGTACAGATACTGTATGCTCGAGACGTGGATCAGCGCAGCACCACCTTTGAGAAGTCCCTGCTGATGGGCAAAGAGTTCCAACGACGTGCCAAGGCCATGATTCTGAGGGCAGCCGTACTGCGCAACCAGATCCACGTCAAGGTGAGCAGCCTGGGATGCGGAGGAACGGGCGGCACTCACACAGCCTCCGCTGAACCCTCCCTGTCCACTGCAGTCTCCTCCTAGAGAAGGGAGCCAAGGGGAACTGACTCCAGCCAACAGCCAGTCACGGATGAGCACCAACATGTGAAAGGCATTCCCCTGACCTTCAGAGGATGGTCTGCACTCCTACCCTGTTCATGGAAGCAGCACCTGGGCTTCCTGCCTGCTTTCCTCAAGAGAAGGCTCCAGACTATGTGTGGTTCATTAGAGCAGCCTGGCCACTTGGATGCCAGGTCATTGGCCTTCCACTCTGAGGTATTCTCTGCTGTGGTAGGCAAGCTGCCCATTATAGCCACTCAGGCCTGACTCTAGGTTCTGTCCCAATGAAACAGACCGTGTGCAATGAGGTAGGGGTACCTCAAACCCCTCCTGTCCATGTGTAGTTCTGACTGCAACAGTGTAGTCCATTAAAGTACAGATTGATCATTGCCACAGGCTCTGTTCTTTCTGCTTTGGAAGATCTGATCCAGGGCAATCCCCTGGATATTCTGACCACTCATTTTATATTGCTTTCCTGGCTCCCAAGGTCCACTGAGCCAGGAGAGCAGCCTCCTTGGATTTGGGCTGGGAGCAGCAGTCATAGGCCATTATTAGATCTCTGCAAATGCATTTCTGAAATGTTTTATTGTTCAATGCTGGAAACACAAGTTGTAGGAACGGGGTAAGTTCAGCCAAGGTGCCCTTGGTACAACATTGCCAGGCCCCTGCCTGAAGACACCAACATGTCCTTCTGTGTCAAATAGGAGAGTCCCTGAGTAAAGGCATTTCCTTAAGAGTGTCTAGGCTTCAGTAGCTGTCCCGGGGTGGATATGGCTCTTGCTGACTTTCAGGCTAGGGCACTACCCATGACTTCAGAGAAACCACCTGGTGTTCCAGGCCTCACCTGCTgatcctgcagcccaggctgggtcTCTTTCCAGGCCAGAGACTTCTCTAATTTGGTCTTAAAAAGCAATCCATGACCTGACAGAGAGGGCAACAGGAGAATGGTGGTTAGGAAGCCAAGATTCCTACTGCTGCGGGAGGTGGATGGGCTGGTTGCAGCAGGCATCTCCTCACCTGGGCAATCTGCTGTCTCTCTGAAGGCTCGCTTCTTGCAGCAGCCACGGCACAGGTTAAACACACATCTATTGCCCTGTGTACAGGAAAGCTAGTGAGCTGAGGCTAACACCCTACCCAGGCTAAATTCTGAGGTTGGTAGTACCAGATTCCAGCAACATCCATGGAGACTGCCCTGCCCACCTGTGTAGAAGGGCAGGCTCAACAGAAGGGCCAGCTCACCTTTGGATTTCCACACTGGTCACACTTGGCATATTtggctggaaaaaaaacaaaaagagggctGATTGAATGAGATGAACAGATCTTGCTGTGGCCACCTGGGCCAGGAGACTGGGTAAGGATTGAGGATGTGGCTAGTTATGACAAGAGATGGCTGACATGACAGAGTGAGCATGGCCTCACTGGAATCAAACAGGAAGCTGGTGGGCTGCCCATTCCACCCCTAGTGTCCCAAAGTCCTAGGTCTGTTACCATGTCACTCACTGAAAAAAAGGgcagctaggtatggtggctcatggctataatcccagcactcaaattgCTGCTGAGTATGAGGTCAGtgtggactacacagtgagattgaAGGCAGCCTAGATTAATGAGTGACCTACCCCAAGAAACAGAgaacagccgggcggtgatggtgcagacctttaatcccagcgcgtgggaagcagaggcaggtggatctctgtgagtttgaaaccagcctagtttacaaagcaagttccagagctacacagaaaaaccccatctttttttttttttttttggtttttcgagacagggtttctctgcgtagttttgcgcctttcctggaactcactttgtagcccaagctggcctcgaactcacagagatcctcctggctctgcctcgcctcccgagtgctgggattaaaggcgtgcgccaccactgctcggccttagaaaaaccccatcttgaagaagaaacacacacacacacacacacacacacaaaataaaaaaggcaaaatCAGAACCCCTGTCCTAATGTCCCACTTCCTGTGGTGCACAATGacagctgggcggcagtggcgcacgccggGAGAATGTctggttcaaggccaacctggtctacagagcgagatccaggacaggcaccaaaactacacagagaaaccctgtctcgaaaaaccaaaaagaaaatttaaatgcttTAGTTGGTGTGCTGGGGaacccctttaatcccatcactcaggaggcagaggcaggtggatctgagttcaagactggctgttctacagagtgagttccaaggacaTACAGGCAAACTCCTCTGTGGTCATTTGAATAGCTTGTACCATGGCCTTGTCTGATACATTAAGTAGATTTATAGCAACATACCATAGATCAGCCTTCCACAGGTTCTTAGTGTCATACCCAAAGACTGGTCTGGGCACAGGAGAAATGTCCCTAGGCATTTGTTTGTGGACCTAGGCCTTAAACATGGCAAatagccggacagtggtggcgcacgcctttaatcccagcactcgggaggcagaggcaggcgaatctctgtgagtaaggcgcaaagctacacagagaaaccctgtctcgaaaaaccaaaaaaaaaaaggcagaaccTGGGATCCTATCTCCagtgaggaggatgaggatgaggtgTCTGGACAGTCTGACCAACTACCCCGGCTGGAACAGCAAGAGCAGCACTCACGTTTCAGGGAAGGGTCGAAGGTCTTGTGAGGGTTCCTCAGCTGTTTCTTCAGCTTATTCTTGGACAAGCCGTCCACgctgccctcctcttcctccagagccCGCTTACTGCGACTCCCACTGTTCTCCTTGCTCCCTTCCTTAGGCCTGAAGGGAGAGGGCAGTGAGCGCAATCAAAGACACCCATAAGATGGGATCAGTTCACCACTGCCAAATGGGGCGGGTCCCAGagcagaggggccaaggacatgCGTGTTTCTCCCACCCATCCCAAGTAACTACTTTTGGCTGCCCAGGCAGAGGGCCTGTCCAAGGATTCAGGGCATAGGTGCAGCCCACACAATAGAGTGGCTAACAGAAGTTAAGCCTTCCTGGAACGATGGATACCTAAAGTTCAGGGGCCCAGGGTCTGTGCCATTGAGCCCAGGCAGGTTGTGATCACAGATGAGTCTGCCCACTTTGGAGATTCCAGCCCCAGGGTCCACCTGTTAACCCCAAGGACAAAGCCACACAGGACTAAAGGATCTTGGGTAAGTACCCAAAACATTTTCTCCACACAAagcctcctcttccttcactcAGAACAGGGACTTGCCGTAGTGACTAGAGGAAGCGGCAAAGGGCACCTGTGCGTGTATTCCCACCGTAGGCTGGTTCAGCTCACCCTGGCCGGATGTAGGGCTGGCAGATCCAGTGGAAAGCAGGTAAGTCGCCAGCTGGCCTCACTCCTTCTTGCTGCCTGGACATGTCCTCCTGCAAAGGCCCAAGACCTGTCAAAGACCTAAACTGCTGGCCCACTACAGAACCTGCTGGGCTCCCACAGCCCTGCACCTGCCTGACACCGAAGCTTGAGCGCCTGGCTCACAGCAGCCACGCCCTCCAGGGTCTTCACTTTGGCCAGCTCCTCTCGAAGCTGCTGATGTACCTGCAGCCTGAGGCAGATGCCTGTCACTCCCAGTCACCACCTGAGCCAAGTGCTGGGCACATGCCAACATCTCTTCCCACCCAGGCTCCTGCCCTCCCTCACTGCCAAGCCACCCCTCAGCAGACTTGATAGCAAGTTGTTTTGGGAAGAGCACAGAATACTCCAGACAGGGCTATCACACTGCTTAGAGAGACCCACTCTCAACTCCTACCCAAGGAGCTACTCACGTGTGGTGCCACAGCTTGAAGAGATGAGCCCGGACGTAGGAGAGTGGGCAGGGGTGCTGCTGTACAATCTGCAGGTACTCCTCAGCCAGCTCCCACACAGCAGGGCTCCGGccctcaaacagggcagggttGTGCAGGTTACCCTCTGGGAAGTGGGGAAGAAAGCCTGGAACACCTTCCTGGCCACTCAGATCACTGGCTAGCTATAGGGTTGGCAAGTCTGGAAAACTTGGTTTAAGGGTTTAGGCTTCTTGGAGCAGACAGGACAGTGAACACTGTCTACTTAATCAGGTCTACAAGGACAGAACAAGGCTGAGTCATCCATCTGCTCACCTGCACTCATGACCCCTTGCACACCCGTGTCCTGAATGCATCGCTCCACATCCTGCAGGCACCGGATATTCCCATTGGCAAACACAGGGATTCCCACAGCCTTCCTGTGGGGGAAAGAGAAGCCTGACCCTACACCATACCAGGGCAGTGCTAAGCCAGGAGGGATAGAGACCAGCCACCAAGTTCACCTTGTTGAGACACCTTGCCTTCTATGGTATTGCTTCCTTCCCTCCCGGATAGTTCTAGGACATTGGGTAATGCTGAACATCCCAAGGTGTGGACTAGATTTATGTCCCTTCCACAGAGCCCATAAGACCAATGACTGTACCCAAACTACTGTACCCACTCACCTAACGGCCTTGATGTGCTCCCAGGAGGCTGTTCCTGCCATGGGCCCCTTCTGCTCCTTGGTGCGCCCATGCACAGTCAGCAGCTAGGATAGACCAACACTTGGTTCAATCTTGCTCTAGGCCAAGGTCCCAAACCAATTACAAGGGACCTGGTCAAGTGTCTCAGCTTTCCATGCTGGGAAGATCCAGCTGGGCCTGGATCTGTCCCTGGCCTCCAGGGTCGTGAGAGCCCTGCCCCTGTGGAGGAGCCCTAGGCTGCAACTCAAAAACACAGTCAAGATGCAGAACCCCAAGCACAGGAAAAGGTTAGCAGAACTCAAGATGCAGGGTGCTTAGCAAGGGTGGCTCTTGCTGCTTCCAGAAGCCATGTGTCTCAGCACACTTAACCATGCTCAAAATACAGGACTGGAAAAAGGCACCAGGTCTGCTATCCCGTGGCTTATGCCTAGTCTTCCAGAAAGGCTGGATACTGAGCTCACCTAAAGAAGGCCAAGGCTGATGACTGAAAAGGC
This Peromyscus maniculatus bairdii isolate BWxNUB_F1_BW_parent chromosome 8, HU_Pman_BW_mat_3.1, whole genome shotgun sequence DNA region includes the following protein-coding sequences:
- the Dus1l gene encoding tRNA-dihydrouridine(16/17) synthase [NAD(P)(+)]-like isoform X1, which codes for MPKLQGFEFWSRTLGGARHVVAPMVDQSELAWRLLSRRHGAQLCYTPMLHAQVFVRDANYRKENLYCEVCPEDRPLIVQFCANDPEVFVQAALLAQDYCDAIDLNLGCPQMIAKRGHYGAFLQEEWDLLQRMILLAHEKLSVPVTCKIRVFPEIDKTVRYAQMLEKAGCQLLTVHGRTKEQKGPMAGTASWEHIKAVRKAVGIPVFANGNIRCLQDVERCIQDTGVQGVMSAEGNLHNPALFEGRSPAVWELAEEYLQIVQQHPCPLSYVRAHLFKLWHHTLQVHQQLREELAKVKTLEGVAAVSQALKLRCQEDMSRQQEGVRPAGDLPAFHWICQPYIRPGPKEGSKENSGSRSKRALEEEEGSVDGLSKNKLKKQLRNPHKTFDPSLKPKYAKCDQCGNPKGNRCVFNLCRGCCKKRAFRETADCPGHGLLFKTKLEKSLAWKETQPGLQDQQVRPGTPGGFSEVMGSALA
- the Dus1l gene encoding tRNA-dihydrouridine(16/17) synthase [NAD(P)(+)]-like isoform X2, which produces MKGVERMPKLQGFEFWSRTLGGARHVVAPMVDQSELAWRLLSRRHGAQLCYTPMLHAQVFVRDANYRKENLYCEVCPEDRPLIVQFCANDPEVFVQAALLAQDYCDAIDLNLGCPQMIAKRGHYGAFLQEEWDLLQRMILLAHEKLSVPVTCKIRVFPEIDKTVRYAQMLEKAGCQLLTVHGRTKEQKGPMAGTASWEHIKAVRKAVGIPVFANGNIRCLQDVERCIQDTGVQGVMSAEGNLHNPALFEGRSPAVWELAEEYLQIVQQHPCPLSYVRAHLFKLWHHTLQVHQQLREELAKVKTLEGVAAVSQALKLRCQEDMSRQQEGVRPAGDLPAFHWICQPYIRPGPKEGSKENSGSRSKRALEEEEGSVDGLSKNKLKKQLRNPHKTFDPSLKPKYAKCDQCGNPKGNRCVFNLCRGCCKKRAFRETADCPGHGLLFKTKLEKSLAWKETQPGLQDQQVRPGTPGGFSEVMGSALA